The proteins below come from a single Aspergillus oryzae RIB40 DNA, chromosome 5 genomic window:
- a CDS encoding lipid-binding SYLF domain-containing protein (uncharacterized conserved protein), with amino-acid sequence MAPSFWEKTKGTSKKGFDKAWHTLDKLGDPVNRLSNRVGAEAFWPMTLDRESDKAARILRSFCKDGFYADEESQKQSTDGAKSGKIDRPKGKQRVLKKIPTEVIKRAKGLAIFTTMRTGLWLSGSGGSGVLLARIPETGEWSPPSGIMLHTAGIGFLAGVDIYDCVVVINTYEALEAFKKVRCTLGGEVSASAGPVGMGGVLDSEVHKRQAPIWTYMKSRGLYAGVQVDGTIIIERTDENERFYGERISVTDILAGKAKRPPTSIKTLIQTVKAAQGDKDVDESLVPAAGAPTPGDVEVVPASGSSSPPSKFGIPAADDPDPFGVKALEAEGLFIREAGTKTRPHVDSFEFRPSPNSPIYSTFRHSVDSSPRNSWRTSVQSYASIDRGTQTDEPPLTARTSISRASSRSNRDFTERAEKSPWDLEERGWDTIIPEHPTDHSHHATHDGDDDLVDDDVEIHEVSNATVTKCDGFPSSPIEDLTSTSPKRQSPTFTRARLVTIPKRAPPALPPRNPYRGYGSMSTPVSPTAGPPSPSKRSVVSSLGLTELNSFAELPLDVKNDASSVSSAEASHLQHNGNIDKDEFHSISTVGTSDSASDGGFSAKDTSVTGTSPSKTEDTYHTFDDITDNTLSKLQHRHPSDVAKPTATELEHSTTITEHDYKPAMHSSLA; translated from the coding sequence ATGGCGCCCTCATTCTGGGAGAAGACCAAAGGGACCTCCAAAAAGGGCTTTGACAAGGCATGGCATACCCTCGACAAATTGGGCGACCCTGTGAATCGCTTGTCCAATCGGGTTGGTGCCGAAGCCTTCTGGCCGATGACCCTGGACAGAGAAAGCGACAAGGCGGCTCGCATATTACGAAGCTTTTGCAAAGATGGTTTTTACGCCGATGAAGAGAGCCAAAAACAAAGCACAGATGGTGCAAAGAGTGGCAAGATAGATCGCCCCAAGGGCAAGCAACGAgttctgaagaagatcccAACGGAGGTTATCAAGCGCGCGAAAGGTCTTGCCATCTTTACCACGATGCGTACGGGTCTCTGGCTCAGCGGCTCGGGTGGAAGTGGCGTCCTCTTGGCCAGAATCCCTGAGACCGGTGAATGGAGTCCTCCCTCGGGTATCATGCTTCATACCGCGGGCATTGGCTTTTTGGCGGGCGTTGATATTTATGACTGCGTGGTCGTGATCAATACCTATGAGGCACTAGAAGCATTCAAGAAGGTTCGTTGTACATTGGGCGGGGAAGTTAGCGCATCCGCAGGCCCAGTGGGTATGGGGGGCGTACTCGACTCCGAGGTTCACAAGCGCCAAGCTCCCATATGGACCTACATGAAAAGTCGGGGTCTGTATGCAGGCGTCCAGGTAGATGGAACGATAATCATTGAGCGCACCGACGAGAACGAGCGTTTCTATGGTGAACGCATATCAGTGACGGATATCTTGGCCGGTAAAGCGAAACGCCCTCCGACGTCGATTAAAACCCTCATCCAGACTGTCAAGGCGGCCCAGGGCGATAAGGATGTCGACGAGAGTCTGGTACCTGCTGCGGGAGCACCGACCCCTGGGGATGTAGAAGTAGTACCGGCCTCTGGTAGTTCTTCTCCTCCTAGCAAGTTTGGAATCCCGGCTGCGGATGACCCCGATCCTTTCGGCGTCAAAGCTTTGGAGGCTGAGGGCCTCTTCATTCGCGAAGCAGGCACCAAAACTCGTCCACACGTGGATAGCTTTGAATTCCGACCCAGCCCTAACAGTCCTATCTATTCGACCTTCCGGCACAGCGTTGATAGTTCACCACGCAACAGTTGGCGGACCAGTGTACAGAGCTACGCCAGTATTGACAGAGGCACTCAAACAGACGAACCCCCTCTGACGGCCCGGACTTCTATCAGCCGCGCCTCTTCCCGAAGTAATCGAGATTTTACCGAACGGGCAGAGAAAAGTCCGTGGGATCTTGAAGAGCGCGGATGGGACACTATTATCCCAGAGCACCCAACTGATCACTCTCACCATGCCACCCATGACGGTGACGATGACCTAGTGGACGATGACGTCGAAATCCACGAGGTCAGCAACGCTACCGTCACGAAATGCGACGGTTTCCCTAGTTCTCCCATTGAAGATTTGACCTCAACGAGCCCGAAGCGTCAGTCACCTACCTTCACTCGTGCACGCCTAGTGACAATCCCCAAGAGGGCTCCTCCTGCACTGCCGCCGCGAAATCCCTATCGGGGTTATGGCTCAATGTCAACTCCCGTCTCACCAACTGCTGGGCCTCCGTCTCCTAGCAAGCGGTCTGTGGTATCGAGCTTGGGATTGACGGAACTGAATAGCTTCGCAGAGCTGCCTTTGGATGTGAAGAATGACGCGTCTAGTGTTTCATCTGCCGAAGCTTCCCACCTACAACATAATGGCAATATCGATAAGGATGAATTTCATTCCATCTCTACTGTCGGAACGTCCGACTCGGCGTCGGACGGGGGCTTCAGCGCCAAGGATACCTCGGTCACCGGCACTAGTCCCTCAAAGACCGAAGACACTTACCACACTTTTGATGATATAACCGACAACACCCTGTCCAAGCTTCAGCATCGTCACCCATCGGACGTCGCAAAACCAACCGCAACCGAACTAGAACACTCAACAACCATCACCGAACATGACTACAAACCCGCAATGCACTCTTCGCTTGCCTAa
- a CDS encoding electron transfer flavoprotein subunit beta/FixA family protein (electron transfer flavoprotein, beta subunit): MASGLRILVPVKRVIDYAIKPRINKAQTGVETSGVKHSLNPFDELSIEEAVRLRERKGPLKVENILALSAGGAKCADTLRTAMAMGADRAFHVDVPDSNDGGLEPLTVAKMLKEVVNKENINLVLLGKQAIDGDQGQTGQMLAGLLGWPQATQASKVDIKDEQGTVEVTHEVDGGVETLRAKLPLIITTDLRLNEPRYATLPNIMKAKKKPLEKKTLADFGIEDKKRLKTLKVTEPPARQGGGKVEDVDGLIGKLKELGAL, encoded by the exons ATGGCCAGTGGTTTGCGTATCTTAGTACCCGTTAAGCGGGTGATCGACTACGCG ATCAAACCCCGTATCAACAAGGCCCAGACCGGCGTCGAAACCTCCGGCGTTAAGCACTCGCTCAACCCATTCGACGAACTCTCGATCGAGGAGGCCGTCCGTCTCCGTGAGCGCAAGGGTCCCCTCAAAGTCGAGAACATTCTCGCTCTCTCCGCGGGCGGAGCCAAATGCGCTGATACCCTCCGCACGGCGATGGCCATGGGCGCCGACCGCGCGTTCCACGTCGACGTCCCCGACTCCAACGATGGGGGCCTGGAGCCTCTTACCGTCGCGAAGATGCTGAAGGAGGTTGTCAACAAGGAGAACATCAACCTGGTGCTGCTCGGGAAGCAGGCTATCGATGGTGACCAGGGTCAGACGGGTCAGATGCTCGCGGGCCTGTTGGGCTGGCCTCAGGCGACGCAGGCTAGCAAGGTGGATATCAAGGATGAGCAGGGAACCGTGGAGGTTACCCATGAGGTTGATGGCGGCGTTGAGACTCTTCGGGCCAAGTTGCCTCTCATCATTACTACCGACTTGCGACTCAACGAGCCGAGGTATGCCACTCTGCCGAACATCatgaaggccaagaagaagccgttggagaagaagacgctGGCAGACTTTGGTATAGAGGATAAGAAGCGGTTGAAGACGCTGAAGGTCACTG AACCCCCAGCCCGCCAGGGCGGCGGTAAGGTCGAGGACGTCGACGGATTGATCGGAAagctgaaggagctgggCGCTCTGTGA
- a CDS encoding uncharacterized protein (predicted protein) yields MVTKDLGCRHMIQTYEGLLIRTDTRIQLIEQIINYTFTNPATIHEALRTPGSMAILTPHRLDGHKDLAQLGDAALRLVLAKDGYQAHATRARGPLARSSSSDIPFMLADDYSMDLLMLGYCRVVFCGWL; encoded by the exons ATGGTGACCAAAGACTTAGGATGCCGTCACATGATTCAGACATATGAGGG CCTTCTCATCCGAACCGACACCCGAATCCAACTCATCGAGCAAATAATCAACTACACCTTCACCAACCCCGCAACCATCCATGAAGCCCTTCGCACCCCAGGCTCCATGGCAATCCTCACCCCCCACCGGCTAGACGGACACAAAGACCTCGCCCAACTCGGCGACGCAGCCTTACGCTTAGTCCTTGCCAAAGACGGATACCAAGCCCATGCAACAAGAG CTAGGGGACCGCTTGCGCGATCGTCCAGCAGTGATATCCCTTTCATGCTAGCTGATGATTACAGTATGGATCT GCTGATGTTGGGGTACTGTCGAGTGGTATTCTGTGGGTGGTTATGA
- a CDS encoding putative DnaJ domain protein Psi (molecular chaperone (DnaJ superfamily)) yields the protein MVAETKLYDSLGIKPEASQDEIKKAYRKCALKYHPDKNKDNPTASEKFKEVSQAYEVLSDPEKRKIYDQFGLDYLMRGGPAPPPPGSGAGGAGGSPFDGGMPGGFSFGGMPGGGGARTFRFSTGPGGGSGFQFSSADDIFRNFAKGGGGGMDHDDLFDILGGMGGGGGGAGRSFRSSRGPSAFQQSQRAPTPEPTVVEKELPLTLEELMRGTTKQVTVKSKTFDTSGKRTVQDVTLEANIKPGLRTGSKIKYRGVGDQEEGGRQDVHLIVTEKEHPNFKRQGDNLITTVEISLKEALTGWDRIVRTIDGKSIRVAKPGPTQPGYEERFPGQGMTISKKPSERGDLIVHVNVRFPASLTASQKDILKDVLP from the exons ATGGTTGCAGAAACTAAGCTGTACGATTCCTTGGGTATCAAACCCGAAGCATCCCAGGACGAAATAAAAAAAGCATACCGGAAGTGTGCATTGAAATATCATCCGGATAAGAACAAGGATAATCCGACCGCATCGGAGAAGTTCAAAG AGGTATCGCAAGCCTACGAAGTTCTGTCCGATCCCGAAAAGCGCAAGATATATGACCAATTCGGCCTCGACTATCTAATGCGGGGCGGTCCAGCCCCTCCTCCGCCTGGTAGTGGCGCTGGCGGTGCTGGTGGAAGTCCGTTTGATGGTGGAATGCCAGGCGGCTTTTCATTCGGAGGCATGcctggaggaggtggtgctCGGACCTTCCGTTTTTCGACTGGCCCCGGCGGTGGCAGTGGCTTCCAGTTCAGCTCCGCAGATGATATCTTCCGAAACTTCGCTAAGGGTGGGGGTGGTGGCATGGATCACGACGATCTATTTGATATCCTGGGTGGGATGggaggcggcggtggcggcgCCGGCCGTAGCTTCCGCTCAAGCCGTGGCCCCAGTGCCTTCCAGCAATCTCAGCGCGCACCTACCCCCGAACCGACCGTAGTTGAAAAGGAGTTGCCATTGACACTGGAAGAGTTGATGCGCGGAACGACGAAGCAGGTGACCGTGAAGAGCAAGACTTTCGACACGAGCGGAAAGCGCACTGTCCAAGATGTAACTCTTGAAGCGAACATTAAGCCGGGCTTGCGGACCGGTTCGAAGATCAAATACAGAGGTGTGGgcgatcaagaagaaggtggaagACAGGATGTCCATCTTATCGTGACAGAG AAAGAACATCCCAACTTCAAACGCCAGGGCGACAACCTCATTACAACTGTTGAAATCAGCCTAAAAGAGGCTCTCACCGGCTGGGACCGGATCGTGCGCACAATCGATGGAAAATCGATCCGGGTAGCCAAGCCCGGTCCGACACAACCCGGATACGAAGAAAGGTTCCCCGGCCAGGGTATGAcaatatcgaagaagccaagcgAGCGAGGAGATCTGATAGTCCACGTGAACGTCCGGTTCCCGGCCAGCTTGACAGCCTCTCAGAAAGATATTCTTAAAGACGTGCTTCCGTAA
- a CDS encoding uncharacterized protein (geranylgeranyl pyrophosphate synthase/Polyprenyl synthetase) has protein sequence MSEDDARAKTKELILENEKEFVKRREALYQAHPDLAPKLRKWMEVLEAALGGIHYWCTNAPRYAVPETAEEESEEESDEESSSDEDESEDDEEEENDEEEVRANGTIDHVGGGDEPEGEPVWTPLVNGEEHPAVHLDATPLLAPTNYIGSISTNEVQLELVSALNAWLQVPNRPLTFVKQVVNDLHDSSEILANIQDQSSLQRQKTAAHLVFGPAQSINSAAYMFVRVAKTVNGLNCPGMLDGLLEELETHFIGQSWELNWRFSLQCPTEQEYLEMVDKKSGSIFRMLVRLMQSASMEGSTLDFELLTQLFGRWYQIRNEYLGLLTGNNQRGFGEDLDHGKISYAVVRCCNVDPTAKSIILGIFRQKAEGASLSAESKIQILELLHKSGALQATYDLVRQLGRDIMKTVSELEIAAEETNPGLKALVKTLGDIPAPTQE, from the coding sequence ATGTCGGAGGATGACGCACGTGCGAAGACCAAAGAGCTCATTCTGGAAAACGAAAAGGAGTTCGTCAAAAGACGCGAGGCGTTGTACCAAGCCCACCCAGACCTCGCCCCAAAGCTGCGGAAATGGATGGAGGTACTGGAAGCTGCCCTTGGTGGAATCCACTACTGGTGCACGAATGCACCACGGTACGCGGTTCCCGAAactgccgaggaagaaagcgaggagGAATCGGACGAGGAGAGCTCTAgcgatgaggatgagtccgaggatgacgaagaagaagaaaatgatgaagaggaggtgcGTGCGAACGGCACTATTGACCATGTCGGGGGTGGTGATGAGCCCGAAGGAGAACCAGTGTGGACCCCCCTTGTCAACGGAGAAGAACACCCGGCAGTGCACCTTGATGCCACACCCTTGCTAGCCCCAACAAACTACATCGGGTCTATCTCGACTAATGAGGTGCAACTGGAGCTTGTTTCCGCACTTAATGCCTGGCTTCAAGTTCCTAACCGACCTCTAACCTTTGTCAAGCAAGTGGTCAATGACCTCCACGACAGTTCTGAGATCCTGGCCAACATTCAGGACCAATCATCTCTCCAACGCCAAAAGACCGCGGCTCACCTCGTCTTCGGTCCGGCTCAGTCCATCAACAGTGCCGCCTACATGTTCGTCCGCGTCGCCAAGACCGTGAACGGGCTCAACTGCCCTGGTATGCTTGACGGCCTactggaggagcttgaaaCGCATTTTATCGGACAGTCTTGGGAGCTGAACTGGcgtttctctcttcaatGTCCGACCGAGCAGGAGTATTTGGAGATGGTCGATAAGAAGAGCGGATCTATCTTCCGCATGTTGGTGCGTCTCATGCAGTCCGCCAGCATGGAGGGCTCGACCCTGGACTTTGAGCTTCTCACACAATTATTCGGCCGGTGGTACCAGATCCGCAACGAGTATCTGGGGCTGCTTACGGGCAACAACCAAAGAGGCTTCGGTGAGGATCTGGATCACGGCAAGATCTCGTATGCGGTCGTCAGGTGCTGCAACGTGGACCCTACCGCCAAGAGTATCATCCTGGGCATCTTCAGACAGAAGGCTGAAGGAGCCTCATTGTCTGCAGAAAGCAAGATTCAGATTTTGGAGCTCCTGCACAAGAGCGGTGCCCTGCAGGCGACTTATGACCTGGTCCGACAGCTGGGTCGGGACATTATGAAGACAGTGAGCGAGCTAGAAATAGCCGCAGAAGAGACCAACCCCGGACTCAAGGCCCTTGTGAAGACGCTGGGTGATATCCCAGCCCCCACTCAGGAGTGA
- the cp1 gene encoding putative carboxypeptidase S1 (carboxypeptidase C (cathepsin A)) → MPLLKSVINAAGLVGAVAGQYFPPTPEGLKVINSKHQEGVKISYKEPGICETTPGVKSYSGYVHLPPGTLNDVSLDQNYPINTFFWFFESRNDPRNAPLSIWMNGGPGSSSMIGLMQENGPCRVNNDSNTTEINPWSWNNYVNMLYIDQPNQVGFSYDVPTNGTHDLLTGNWDVSGYPDGVPEQNNTFYVGTFPSQNKSTAANTTENAARALWSFAQTWFSEFPEYKPHDDRVSIWTESYGGRYGPSFTAFFQEQNEKIANGSIDIDDAHYIHLDTLGIINGCVDLLVQSPSYPQIAYNNTYGIEAINKTVYDMAMEAWSKPGGCKDQIIECRRLAAEGDPEMYGNNETVNKVCAKANNYCSNQVEGPYSLYSGRGYYDISHFDPDPFPPPYYFGFLNQHWVQGALGVPVNFTESVDSVYNGFSATGDYPRSDVRGYLEDIAYVLDSGIKVALVYGDRDYACPWNGGEEVSLKVEYSDAAKFRSAGYAPLKTNASYVGGLVRQYGNFSFTRVFEAGHEVPAYQPETAYEIFHRALFNRDIATGKVSIAKNNTYSTHGPSSTWNVTNTVPDSPAPTCYILELGSTCTKEQTASVVNGTAVIKNYIVVDADSS, encoded by the exons ATGCCGTTGCTTAAGTCAGTGATCAATGCTGCCGGCCTGGTTGGTGCCGTCGCCGGCCAGTATTTCCCTCCAACACCCGAAGGCTTGAAGGTCATCAATTCGAAGCATCAGGAAGGTGTTAAGATCTCGTACAAAGAA CCTGGTATTTGCGAAACCACCCCAGGTGTCAAATCGTACTCGGGTTACGTGCATCTTCCCCCGGGTACTCTCAACGATGTGTCACTAGACCAAAATTATCCCATCAACACgttcttttggttctttgaatCTCGGAATGATCCTCGAAATGCCCCTCTTTCTATTTGGATGAATGGTGGGCCAGGAAGCTCCTCGATGATCGGCCTGATGCAGGAGAATGGCCCCTGCCGCGTCAACAACGACTCAAATACTACTGAAATTAACCCCTGGTCATGGAACAACTACGTGAATATGCTCTACATTGACCAGCCCAATCAAGTCGGCTTCAGTTACGATGTCCCAACGAATGGTACCCATGACCTGCTTACGGGTAATTGGGACGTTTCTGGCTATCCGGACGGTGTCCCGGAGCAGAACAACACATTTTACGTGGGCACCTTCCCTAGCCAGAACAAATCGACCGCTGCCAATACCACCGAAAACGCCGCCCGCGCTTTGTGGTCCTTTGCGCAGACATGGTTCTCCGAATTCCCGGAGTATAAACCACACGATGACCGAGTAAGCATCTGGACGGAGTCCTACGGAGGACGGTACGGGCCATCTTTCACTGCTTTCTTCCAGGAGCAGAATGAGAAGATTGCCAACGGCTCCATTGACATCGACGATGCTCACTATATTCACCTGGACACCCTCGGAATTATCAATGGCTGCGTCGATCTCCTGGTGCAGTCGCCATCATATCCCCAGATAGCATACAACAATACCTATGGCATTGAGGCTATCAACAAAACTGTATATGATATGGCGATGGAGGCTTGGAGCAAGCCCGGAGGCTGCAAGGATCAGATCATCGAATGTCGTCGGTTGGCTGCAGAGGGAGACCCCGAAATGTACGGCAACAATGAGACCGTCAACAAGGTCTGTGCGAAAGCAAACAACTACTGCAGCAACCAAGTAGAAGGCCCATATTCACTGTACTCTGGACGAGGCTATTACGACATCTCGCATTTCGACCCCGatcctttcccccctccgTACTACTTTGGTTTCTTAAACCAGCACTGGGTCCAAGGAGCCCTCGGGGTTCCGGTTAATTTCACCGAATCTGTTGATAGCGTCTACAATGGCTTTTCCGCAACAGGTGACTACCCACGCTCCGATGTACGCGGGTACCTGGAGGATATCGCATACGTGCTTGACTCTGGCATCAAAGTTGCCCTAGTGTATGGCGATCGGGATTACGCATGCCCCTGGaacggaggagaagaagtgagCTTGAAGGTGGAGTACTCGGATGCCGCCAAGTTCCGCTCTGCGGGTTACGCCCCTCTGAAGACCAATGCCTCATATGTAGGTGGCTTGGTGCGACAGTACGGAAACTTCTCGTTCACTCGCGTTTTCGAAGCGGGTCATGAGGTGCCGGCATATCAGCCTGAAACGGCGTATGAGATCTTCCACCGAGCATTGTTCAACAGAGACATTGCGACGGGCAAGGTCTCAATCGCCAAGAACAACACCTACTCCACTCACGGGCCCTCTTCAACTTGGAACGTCACCAACACGGTTCCTGACAGCCCTGCACCCACTTGCTACATTCTCGAGTTGGGCAGCACTTGCACGAAAGAGCAGACTGCGAGTGTCGTGAACGGAACTGCAGTGATTAAGAACTATATCGTAGTGGATGCGGATTCGTCATGA
- a CDS encoding uncharacterized protein (predicted protein) has product MFRQYSNFISHKRRRSKSTSRVLSVAQSEAASDAPTVNEPIEIWTHSQPIDAATQQQNGCFTTLTARIHKYDHVAQRGSDRFLEDLTATLDSEEAKSKSSYLTSPVGNYASFLYPECMPERLELVAYLTELGNVHDDHTDSKNTPAADKPEELVESPRAEARKKLLEKVTGELTDKDGLEIIDCYRSNWLVTPDVPTADNCANLDDYVARRRLNAGIE; this is encoded by the exons ATGTTCAGACAATACTCCAACTTCATATCCCacaagaggagaagaagcaaaagtaCTTCTCGGGTCTTGTCCGTTGCCCAGTCCGAAGCAGCCTCAGATGCACCAACAGTAAATGAGCCGATTGAGATTTGGACTCACTCGCAGCCCATAGATGCTGCTACCCAGCAACAGAATGGCTGTTTCACCACTTTGACTGCACGGATACACAAATACGATCATGTGGCCCAAAGAGGTAGCGATCGCTTCTTGGAGGACTTGACGGCCACCCTCGACAGCGAAGAGGCCAAGTCGAAGAGCAGCTATCTGACCTCCCCGGTGGGAAATTACGCTAGTTTTCTGTATCCAGAGTGCATGCCCGAAAGGTTGGAACTTGTCGCCTATTTGACTGAACTCGGAAATGTCCATGACG ACCATACCGATAGTAAGAACACGCCCGCGGCAGACAAGCCGGAGGAGCTGGTTGAATCGCCCCGAGCCGAAGCCAGAAAGAAACTTCTGGAGAAAGTGACGGGAGAACTGACTGACAAGGATGGACTTGAGATCATCGACTGCTACCGGAGCAACTGGCTTGTCACGCCGGATGTTCCCACCGCCGATAATTGTGCCAATCTTGATGACTACGTGGCTCGTCGACGTCTTAATGCAGGAATTGAGTAA
- a CDS encoding uncharacterized protein (predicted protein), with protein MRRRITFVQRPETPFSLDQAVLTPDALALHGIDGAREERATFSVDELPEELSDVLKQCHQLHVRWASERRYDAVAPFSSRVSPGLHVFYTPVDGSSEENKLKSLCALLKRAFDYGLKCKSPETLEESFITPPILSTRFASTAAFQYHSLLPTLDNLVAYIENKICSSSDEQCLRYAASIRSADSVDINYDSISHSLTVLGYWSQSPKNGWTDEIRRHAAGTDQVEVGLLGTEAATEPEDIKMGGLLAVVGKDDQLSMLSSGLPSEFGVAYGYGTDDSWAEPTLFSFPSRHQPLPEDATYSISFTSPTGLHPTMTISMPPSSLNSPPAPPDATCALHTYLTLPSTIFGDKYQLSTTDPLFLDSHNLVALHAVAGETDLEAPDWFVSRWGSNWLLELATPSESDQVPEEWNVTIPLHLRYLRPSESGYRSASVPWPVVFWACTAEDGTKMGVNPFDRVNLGWEGLFGTRTMFYQLHPSSDRLVEELEVPVLQLDDKGFFQSKAIELGTMIVIGLGSLWVLWKLGAIAWSSGTRPQRKSTKQKKSE; from the exons ATGCGTCGCAGAATCACCTTCGTCCAACGCCCCGAaacccccttctccttggatCAAGCGGTCCTAACACCCGATGCCCTCGCCTTGCATGGGATTGACGGTGCCCGTGAGGAACGGGCGACGTTTAGCGTTGATGAGCTTCCTGAGGAG CTTTCAGACGTCTTGAAACAGTGCCATCAGCTCCATGTCCGGTGGGCGTCGGAAAGGCGGTATGATGCTGTTGCGCCATTTTCGAGTCGAGTTTCGCCTGGTTTACATGTTTTCTACACCCCTGTTGATGGTTCATCTGAGGAGAACAAACT AAAATCATTGTGTGCGCTGTTGAAGAGGGCGTTTGATTATGGGTTGAAATGCAAAAGCCCCGAG ACATTGGAGGAGTCTTTCATTACGCCTCCCATCCTGTCCACGCGTTTCGCTTCCACCGCTGCTTTCCAATACCACAGTTTACTTCCCACGCTTGATAACTTAGTTGCGTATATTGAGAATAAGATTTGTTCGTCATCCGACGAGCAATGTCTCCGTTATGCTGCGTCTATTCGGTCCGCTGATTCAGTCGATATCAACTACGATAGTATATCGCATTCGCTGACTGTCTTGGGATATTGGTCACAATCGCCAAAGAATGGGTGGACCGATGAGATACGGAGACATGCTGCGGGAACGGACCAGGTTGAAGTGGGACTATTAGGCACTGAAGCGGCGACAGAGCCCGAGGATATTAAGATGGGAGGGTTACTGGCTGTTGTCGGGAAGGATGATCAGTTGAGTATGCTTAGTAGCGGATTGCCGAGCGAGTTTGGTGTTGCGTACGGATATGGTACTGATGATTCATGGGCAGAGCCGAcgctcttctctttcccctctcgCCATCAACCTCTCCCGGAGGACGCAACGTATTCGATCTCGTTTACTTCCCCGACGGGTTTGCATCCAACCATGACCATTTCGATgccaccatcatctcttAACTCCCCACCTGCTCCACCGGACGCGACATGCGCGCTTCACACCTACTTGACGCTCCCATCGACGATATTTGGCGATAAGTATCAGCTTTCGACTACCGACCCGTTATTCTTGGACTCTCACAACTTGGTTGCGCTTCATGCAGTCGCCGGAGAGACAGACCTTGAGGCGCCAGACTGGTTTGTATCTCGCTGGGGATCAAATTGGTTACTCGAGTTAGCCACACCTTCCGAATCTGATCAAGTTCCAGAGGAGTGGAATGTCACCATTCCCCTCCATCTGCGGTACCTGCGGCCATCCGAGTCTGGTTACCGCTCCGCGTCAGTCCCATGGCCAGTGGTCTTTTGGGCTTGCACGGCTGAGGACGGCACTAAGATGGGGGTAAATCCCTTTGACAGGGTCAACCTTGGATGGGAGGGACTGTTTGGGACTCGGACCATGTTCTACCAGCTGCATCCTTCATCTGATCGGCTCGTTGAGGAATTGGAAGTTCCGGTTCTCCAGTTGGATGATAAGGGCTTTTTCCAAAGTAAGGCGATTGAGTTGGGAACCATGATAGTCATTGGCCTCGGGTCGCTGTGGGTATTATGGAAGCTGGGTGCGATAGCCTGGTCATCTGGAACACGGCCACAGAGAAAGAGTaccaagcaaaagaagtcTGAATAG